The following are encoded in a window of Clostridium thermarum genomic DNA:
- a CDS encoding glutamine synthetase III: MSKLNEIFGSNVFNDSVMRERLPKAVYKALRKTIDEGTTLDPSVAEVVAGAMKDWAIEKGATHFTHWFQPMTNITAEKHDSFISPTADGKVIMEFSGKELIKGEPDASSFPSGGLRATFEARGYTAWDCTSPAFIKDGSLCIPTAFCSYTGEALDKKTPLLRSMEALSKQAIRVLRALGNTTANRVITTVGPEQEYFIIDKKMYDSRKDLIFTGRTLFGAKAPKGQELEDHYFGSIKERVSEFMKELDEELWKLGISAKTKHNEVAPAQHELAPIFNTTNIATDHNQLTMEIMKKVALRHGLVCLLHEKPFAGINGSGKHNNWSMSTDEGVNLLDPGKTPHENKQFLLFLCAVIKAVDDYSDLLRVAAANPGNDHRLGANEAPPAIISIFVGDQLQDILDQIEKGGVTSSKVSDLMEIGVTTLPALPKDTTDRNRTSPFAFTGNKFEFRMVPSSASIAAPNFTLNTIVAEVLSGIADRLEKAEDVETEIDKILFEIVKEHKKVVFNGNGYSEEWVQEAERRGLPNIRTTVESIKALVAEKNLEVMEKHGVLSRVEMKSRYEISLEHYIKTINIEALTMLDMAKKQILPAVIKFATSLAGSINTIKSTGVEADITAQSELLVEVSSLTASLKNKIKELETSVDKASSLHGDTYEQAAFCRFDVFEKMNNLRSDADKLETIVDKEVWPFPTYGDILFNI, translated from the coding sequence ATGAGTAAGCTTAATGAAATTTTTGGTTCAAATGTGTTTAATGATTCGGTAATGAGAGAGAGACTACCAAAGGCTGTTTATAAGGCTTTAAGAAAGACTATAGATGAAGGAACCACTCTGGATCCTTCAGTTGCAGAGGTTGTAGCCGGGGCAATGAAAGACTGGGCTATAGAAAAAGGGGCTACCCATTTTACCCACTGGTTTCAGCCAATGACGAATATAACAGCAGAAAAGCATGATTCTTTTATATCACCCACGGCAGATGGTAAAGTTATTATGGAGTTTTCCGGTAAAGAATTGATAAAAGGAGAACCGGATGCTTCTTCCTTCCCTTCCGGTGGATTAAGAGCCACTTTTGAAGCAAGAGGATATACTGCTTGGGATTGTACCTCACCGGCATTTATCAAGGACGGTTCACTATGTATTCCTACAGCCTTCTGTTCCTATACCGGTGAAGCGTTGGACAAGAAAACACCGCTGCTCCGTTCTATGGAAGCTCTTTCAAAGCAGGCAATACGTGTGTTGAGAGCATTAGGTAACACTACAGCAAATAGAGTTATAACTACAGTGGGACCGGAACAGGAATACTTTATAATAGATAAGAAAATGTACGACAGCCGTAAGGATTTAATATTCACTGGAAGAACCTTGTTTGGTGCTAAGGCTCCTAAGGGACAGGAATTGGAAGACCATTACTTTGGAAGCATAAAAGAAAGAGTATCCGAATTCATGAAAGAGCTAGATGAGGAGCTTTGGAAGTTAGGAATATCCGCAAAGACTAAGCACAATGAAGTTGCTCCGGCACAGCATGAGCTAGCACCGATATTTAATACAACAAACATTGCAACGGATCATAACCAGCTTACAATGGAAATTATGAAGAAAGTAGCCCTAAGACATGGACTTGTTTGCTTGCTACATGAAAAACCCTTCGCAGGTATAAATGGATCCGGTAAGCACAACAACTGGTCTATGAGTACTGATGAGGGAGTTAACCTTCTAGATCCGGGAAAGACCCCTCATGAAAATAAACAATTTTTATTATTCCTTTGCGCGGTAATCAAGGCAGTGGACGATTATTCCGACCTGCTGAGAGTAGCGGCTGCAAACCCAGGAAATGACCACAGATTGGGAGCTAATGAAGCACCACCGGCAATAATTTCTATATTCGTAGGAGATCAGCTGCAGGACATACTAGACCAGATTGAAAAGGGAGGAGTAACCAGCTCAAAAGTATCAGACTTGATGGAAATAGGTGTTACTACCTTACCTGCACTTCCTAAAGATACTACAGATAGAAACAGAACTTCACCCTTTGCCTTTACAGGTAATAAGTTTGAATTCAGAATGGTACCTTCATCTGCATCCATAGCTGCTCCAAACTTTACACTAAACACAATAGTTGCAGAGGTTTTAAGTGGTATTGCGGATAGACTAGAAAAGGCAGAGGATGTAGAAACAGAAATAGATAAAATTCTGTTCGAAATAGTTAAAGAACACAAGAAAGTAGTATTCAATGGCAATGGATATTCAGAAGAATGGGTTCAAGAGGCTGAAAGAAGAGGCCTTCCGAATATAAGAACTACTGTTGAATCTATAAAGGCTTTAGTTGCTGAGAAAAATCTTGAAGTTATGGAGAAGCACGGTGTATTAAGCAGGGTTGAAATGAAGTCCAGGTATGAAATTTCCTTGGAACATTATATAAAGACAATCAATATAGAGGCTCTAACCATGCTTGATATGGCTAAGAAGCAGATATTGCCTGCAGTTATCAAGTTTGCTACCAGTCTTGCAGGTTCTATAAATACAATAAAGAGCACAGGTGTGGAAGCAGATATAACAGCGCAGAGCGAGCTTCTTGTAGAAGTTTCTTCACTGACAGCTTCCTTAAAGAATAAGATTAAGGAGCTGGAGACATCAGTAGATAAAGCTTCATCATTGCACGGGGATACCTATGAACAGGCTGCCTTCTGCAGATTTGATGTGTTTGAGAAGATGAATAACTTAAGAAGTGATGCGGACAAGCTAGAAACTATAGTAGATAAGGAAGTTTGGCCATTCCCAACTTACGGGGATATATTATTTAATATATAG
- the murI gene encoding glutamate racemase: MNNFININKDAPIGFFDSGVGGLSVLKEAIKLLPRENFIYFGDSKNAPYGSKTVEEVRKLSFAAADFLLGKGVKALVVACNTATSAAIEDLRETYPQITIIGIEPALKPAVELGRKGKILIMATPVTLAESKFNNLMKSFEKTSEIVPVPCPGLAELIETGKVEGKEVEVFLKDKLHQYMGINIASIVLGCTHYPFIKKELVSIFGSTVPIIDGSCGTAKHLRRMLLQNDLMSARTESGSVQIFNSLDSQKIIDLSYRLLNL; encoded by the coding sequence ATGAACAATTTTATAAATATCAATAAGGATGCCCCCATTGGCTTTTTTGATTCCGGAGTGGGTGGCTTAAGTGTGCTAAAAGAGGCAATAAAGCTCTTACCCAGAGAAAACTTTATATATTTTGGAGATTCTAAAAACGCTCCTTATGGTTCAAAAACTGTGGAAGAAGTTAGAAAACTTTCCTTTGCAGCTGCTGATTTCCTGTTAGGGAAAGGGGTAAAAGCATTGGTGGTTGCCTGCAACACAGCTACCAGCGCAGCCATTGAAGATTTGCGTGAGACTTATCCGCAGATAACTATTATAGGAATAGAACCTGCCCTAAAACCGGCAGTGGAGCTAGGCAGGAAGGGTAAAATTCTTATCATGGCCACACCGGTAACCTTGGCAGAGAGTAAATTTAATAACTTAATGAAATCTTTTGAAAAGACTTCAGAAATAGTCCCCGTGCCTTGTCCTGGCCTGGCAGAATTAATTGAAACCGGTAAGGTAGAAGGTAAAGAAGTTGAGGTTTTTCTAAAAGACAAGTTACATCAATATATGGGTATCAACATAGCTTCTATAGTTTTAGGTTGCACTCATTATCCATTTATTAAAAAGGAATTAGTCTCTATTTTTGGCAGTACCGTTCCCATCATTGACGGCAGCTGTGGAACAGCCAAACATCTTCGCCGCATGTTACTGCAAAACGATCTGATGAGCGCGCGTACAGAAAGTGGTAGTGTCCAGATTTTCAACTCCTTAGACTCACAAAAAATCATTGATTTGAGTTATAGGTTGTTAAATCTATAA
- a CDS encoding STAS-like domain-containing protein — MEVIKVTDIIGTSLKKEDAILLRGCIDECLKSRVVLDFAGIFRVPSTFLCCLLTDLINKHGRDFIASHIKVRNLSNITDYYRVLLGTAFLEDVTLSTISG, encoded by the coding sequence ATGGAAGTGATTAAAGTTACTGATATAATAGGAACAAGCCTCAAAAAGGAAGATGCAATACTGCTTAGAGGATGTATAGATGAATGTCTTAAAAGCAGAGTTGTATTGGATTTTGCTGGAATATTCAGAGTGCCTTCCACCTTCTTATGCTGTTTATTGACAGATTTAATAAACAAGCATGGCAGAGACTTTATTGCTTCCCATATAAAGGTAAGAAATCTTTCAAATATAACCGATTATTATAGAGTTTTGTTAGGAACAGCCTTCCTAGAAGATGTTACTTTGAGTACAATAAGCGGTTAA
- a CDS encoding DUF1836 domain-containing protein → MEYSLENIEALLSSMKNSDEIKSTDIPCIDLYMDQVTTLFDDKLSSQKRNDEDAVLTKTMINNYAKAKILPPIKNKRYNKQQIMLLVLIYNLKQILSLEDIKAIFDPILIKLSANPNDADFLHDIYEQFLDEKGKQANNLIDNFINELVTSESEVNQMDLLMKVLLLISSATIQKRMAEKIIDTYFKNEK, encoded by the coding sequence ATGGAATACTCCCTTGAAAACATAGAGGCACTATTGTCTTCTATGAAGAATAGTGATGAAATAAAGAGCACTGATATTCCCTGCATAGACTTATATATGGACCAGGTCACAACCTTGTTCGACGATAAACTTTCTTCACAAAAAAGAAATGACGAGGATGCTGTTCTTACAAAGACAATGATAAATAATTACGCCAAAGCAAAAATACTGCCGCCAATTAAAAATAAAAGATACAACAAGCAGCAAATTATGCTTCTTGTACTTATATATAATTTAAAGCAAATTCTATCTCTTGAAGATATAAAGGCAATCTTTGATCCAATACTAATTAAGCTCTCTGCAAATCCAAATGATGCAGACTTTTTGCATGATATTTACGAGCAGTTCTTGGATGAAAAAGGCAAGCAAGCAAATAATCTGATTGATAATTTTATTAATGAGCTTGTAACTTCCGAGTCCGAAGTTAATCAGATGGACTTATTGATGAAGGTTCTTCTTTTAATCAGCAGTGCCACCATCCAAAAAAGAATGGCCGAAAAGATAATTGATACATATTTTAAAAATGAAAAATAA
- a CDS encoding GDSL-type esterase/lipase family protein encodes MKAVCIGDSLTHGYGVPASCCWVNLLQENSQLKIVNKGLNGDYTASLLCRSYRDVISLHPNYTVIMAGTNDFLMGSSVYNVFDNLSLLCKDVIENSIVPIIMNPPYIDEDMAKERWADEIDYVEVNRKTELLGQRLKEFSYEKSISFIDLYKIFKNISTEARDYYIDGIHLNKRGHLIIYNELMKQKVFEENKKK; translated from the coding sequence ATGAAAGCAGTTTGCATCGGTGATAGTTTAACCCATGGTTATGGAGTACCTGCTTCCTGCTGCTGGGTTAATTTGCTTCAAGAAAATTCTCAGCTTAAAATAGTTAATAAGGGATTAAATGGTGATTACACAGCCTCTCTTTTATGCCGTTCTTATAGAGATGTCATTTCCTTACATCCCAATTACACTGTAATTATGGCAGGTACTAATGATTTCCTTATGGGTAGCTCAGTCTATAATGTTTTTGATAATCTCAGCCTGCTCTGCAAGGATGTTATAGAAAATTCAATAGTACCAATTATTATGAATCCTCCCTACATTGATGAAGATATGGCCAAGGAACGTTGGGCTGATGAAATTGATTATGTAGAGGTAAATCGTAAAACAGAGCTATTAGGCCAGCGATTAAAGGAATTCTCATACGAAAAGTCAATAAGCTTTATTGATTTATATAAGATTTTTAAGAACATCTCCACTGAAGCCCGTGATTATTATATTGACGGAATTCATTTAAACAAAAGGGGACATTTAATAATTTATAATGAATTGATGAAGCAAAAGGTTTTTGAAGAAAATAAAAAGAAATAA
- a CDS encoding DUF1292 domain-containing protein yields MSFITVTMDNGKKEKLEVLERFDIEGKHYVIVAPEDSDKAYAYRVTINGNYEEYESVGEGKEFNMVLKKFNELNNQ; encoded by the coding sequence ATGAGTTTCATTACTGTTACTATGGATAATGGGAAAAAAGAGAAGCTTGAAGTATTGGAGCGATTTGATATAGAAGGTAAGCATTATGTTATAGTAGCTCCGGAAGATTCAGATAAGGCCTATGCCTATAGGGTTACAATAAATGGTAACTATGAGGAATATGAGTCAGTAGGAGAAGGTAAAGAATTTAATATGGTATTAAAAAAGTTTAATGAACTAAATAACCAATAG
- a CDS encoding alpha/beta-type small acid-soluble spore protein, with protein sequence MARSNRVLVPAAKAGLNRFKLEIASELGISNYDSIDKGELTSRQNGYVGGEMVKRMVQEYESKL encoded by the coding sequence ATGGCAAGAAGCAATAGAGTTTTGGTACCAGCAGCAAAAGCAGGACTAAACAGATTTAAGTTGGAAATAGCTAGTGAACTCGGTATCTCTAATTATGATAGCATCGACAAGGGCGAATTGACATCAAGACAGAACGGATATGTTGGCGGAGAAATGGTTAAAAGAATGGTTCAGGAATACGAAAGCAAACTATAA
- a CDS encoding 4Fe-4S binding protein, giving the protein MNIMIFLWKKCSFIFLIALFVFGFFNSKLSLIGALCMILPLVISIFRGRYWCGNLCPRGSLYDNLLFAFSNHKQVPRVLKSEIIRYTIVVIMLSTFFKGILSSKGDLFKIGMVFYKIIGITTLIGILLTLLYNERAWCNICPMGTLSNLISQLNDNRKLLNVGTNCISCRICSKKCPMGVAPYTHKGKGIDNPDCIQCGRCRKACPQKCITYKK; this is encoded by the coding sequence ATGAATATTATGATTTTTCTTTGGAAGAAATGTTCTTTTATATTTTTAATTGCTTTATTTGTTTTTGGTTTCTTTAACTCAAAATTGTCCTTGATCGGTGCACTATGTATGATTTTACCCTTAGTAATCTCTATTTTTAGAGGCAGATACTGGTGCGGCAATTTATGTCCCCGGGGCAGCTTATATGATAACCTCCTATTTGCTTTCAGCAATCATAAACAAGTACCTAGAGTTTTAAAGTCTGAAATTATTCGATATACTATTGTAGTAATTATGCTCTCAACCTTCTTCAAAGGAATCCTATCGAGCAAGGGCGATTTATTTAAAATCGGCATGGTTTTTTACAAAATAATAGGCATCACTACCCTAATAGGTATCCTATTAACGCTTTTATATAACGAAAGAGCCTGGTGTAATATTTGTCCTATGGGAACCCTATCCAATTTGATAAGCCAGCTTAATGATAATCGAAAGCTGCTTAATGTTGGCACGAACTGTATTTCCTGCAGGATTTGTTCAAAGAAATGTCCTATGGGAGTAGCTCCTTACACACATAAAGGTAAGGGCATTGATAATCCTGATTGCATTCAATGCGGCCGCTGCCGAAAAGCTTGTCCCCAAAAATGTATTACATATAAAAAGTAG
- a CDS encoding aldo/keto reductase — MQYREFGKTGVKVSALGFGCMRFPVLENGEINEEEAVKQLRYAIDKGINYLDTAYVYHGGKSEGLLAKALKDGYREKVYIADKNPVWLVNKYEDFEKYLDEQLARLETDHIDFYLLHALDKNRWNKIKELGAREFLDKALKNGKIKHAGFSFHDDVAAFKQIVDDYDWDFCQIQYNYMDEYNQAGTEGLEYAASKGLAVIIMEPLLGGKLAKTPPKVVQEIWDKAEIKRTPAEWALRWLWNRPEISLVLSGMNSMEMVEENMRTAETALPAAMTAEELALVGEVRDQYKRLTRVNCTACRYCMPCPFGVDIPGNFATYNEAAIYDNWDNCSKYYNGRKETEKASACAECGKCEKVCPQHLSIRAYLKELHRELGRA, encoded by the coding sequence ATGCAATACAGGGAGTTTGGGAAAACTGGAGTGAAGGTATCTGCTTTGGGGTTTGGCTGCATGAGATTCCCAGTGCTTGAAAATGGGGAAATAAATGAAGAAGAGGCTGTAAAACAGCTCAGGTACGCTATTGATAAGGGAATAAATTACTTAGACACTGCCTATGTATATCATGGCGGAAAAAGTGAAGGATTACTAGCTAAAGCCTTGAAGGATGGTTATAGAGAAAAAGTGTATATAGCCGATAAAAATCCGGTATGGCTGGTAAATAAATATGAGGACTTTGAAAAGTACCTAGATGAGCAGTTAGCCAGATTAGAGACTGACCATATAGATTTTTATCTATTACATGCTCTGGATAAAAACCGCTGGAATAAAATAAAGGAATTGGGAGCCAGAGAATTTCTTGATAAAGCCTTAAAAAACGGTAAGATCAAGCATGCAGGTTTTTCTTTCCATGATGATGTTGCTGCTTTTAAGCAAATTGTGGATGATTATGATTGGGATTTCTGCCAGATCCAGTATAATTATATGGATGAATATAATCAAGCGGGAACAGAAGGCTTGGAATATGCTGCATCAAAGGGCCTGGCTGTAATCATAATGGAGCCCCTTCTTGGAGGAAAGTTAGCTAAGACTCCACCAAAGGTTGTTCAAGAAATATGGGATAAAGCAGAGATAAAGAGAACTCCTGCAGAATGGGCTCTAAGATGGCTGTGGAACCGTCCAGAGATTTCCTTAGTATTAAGTGGTATGAATTCAATGGAGATGGTAGAAGAAAACATGAGAACTGCTGAAACAGCTCTACCGGCAGCCATGACTGCAGAGGAATTAGCACTGGTAGGAGAAGTAAGGGATCAGTATAAGAGGCTTACAAGAGTAAACTGTACAGCCTGCAGATACTGTATGCCTTGTCCTTTTGGAGTAGACATACCTGGAAACTTTGCTACTTACAATGAGGCAGCAATCTATGACAATTGGGATAACTGCAGCAAATACTATAATGGAAGAAAAGAAACAGAAAAGGCTTCTGCTTGTGCTGAGTGCGGAAAATGTGAAAAAGTATGTCCACAACACTTAAGCATTAGAGCATATCTAAAGGAATTGCATAGAGAATTAGGAAGAGCATAA
- the dcd gene encoding dCTP deaminase produces the protein MILSGREIAKNLGSNIIIEPYNEKQLNPNSYNLRLHNELLVYDEDVLDMKKPNRYKRILIPEEGLLLEPGKLYLGRTVEYTATDKYVPMLEGRSSVGRLGLFIHVTAGFGDVGFKGFWTLEIFCVQPIRIYPNVEICQIYYHTIEGDYDKYNSGKYQDNTGVQPSFLYKDFE, from the coding sequence ATGATACTTTCAGGTAGGGAGATTGCAAAAAATCTTGGCAGTAATATTATTATTGAGCCATATAACGAAAAACAACTGAATCCTAACAGTTATAATTTGAGACTTCATAATGAATTACTTGTTTATGACGAAGACGTTTTAGACATGAAGAAGCCTAATAGATATAAAAGAATACTTATTCCTGAAGAAGGGCTTTTGTTGGAACCGGGAAAACTCTATTTAGGAAGAACAGTTGAATATACCGCTACAGACAAGTACGTTCCTATGCTGGAAGGTCGTTCCTCTGTGGGTCGTTTAGGATTGTTTATTCATGTAACAGCTGGTTTTGGTGATGTGGGTTTTAAGGGATTTTGGACTTTAGAGATATTCTGTGTACAACCCATAAGGATATATCCCAATGTGGAAATATGCCAAATATATTATCATACCATAGAAGGGGATTATGATAAGTATAACAGTGGTAAGTACCAAGATAATACAGGAGTACAGCCTAGTTTTTTATATAAAGACTTTGAATAA
- a CDS encoding FAD-dependent oxidoreductase, with protein MKVVIIGGGWAGCAAAVTAKKAGADVEIYERTDLLLGVGNVGGIMRNNGRYTAAEELINLGAGDLIKITDSCARHKNIDFPGHKHAWLCDVGKIEVAVRKYLLAMGVKINFTSRVANIKKEGNKITGLYLSNWDFIEGDVFIEATGSTGAMDNCSKYGNGCVMCVLRCPTFGGRVSITAKAGIQDIKGEREDGTPGAFSGSCEIPRDCLSEDLLKELDEKGAVVLQVPKEDVNLDKLDLKVCQQYALPQFAENLVLLDTGHIKVMSPFYSIEKLRKLPGLENARYMDPYSGGKGNSVRYLSAAPRTDDMKVIGLDNLFCAGEKSGFFIGHTEAMCTGSLAGHNAVRYALGMPLLVLPQETVIGDIIYYSNYRLSTPDGKKVRHTFSGAEYFERMKEKGLYSVDNEDIRLRIKKLGLTNVFAKPLIN; from the coding sequence ATGAAAGTTGTTATTATTGGTGGTGGATGGGCAGGTTGCGCTGCAGCGGTTACTGCCAAAAAAGCCGGTGCTGATGTTGAAATATATGAAAGAACAGATTTACTGCTTGGTGTAGGAAACGTTGGCGGCATTATGAGAAACAACGGAAGATATACCGCTGCTGAGGAGTTAATAAACCTTGGTGCCGGTGACCTTATCAAAATAACAGATAGCTGTGCCCGCCATAAAAATATAGACTTCCCCGGACATAAACATGCTTGGCTCTGCGATGTAGGGAAAATAGAAGTTGCTGTGAGAAAATATTTATTGGCTATGGGGGTAAAAATCAACTTTACTTCCAGAGTTGCAAATATAAAAAAGGAAGGCAATAAAATTACAGGACTATATCTCTCAAACTGGGACTTTATTGAAGGAGATGTATTTATTGAAGCAACAGGCTCCACCGGGGCTATGGACAATTGTTCAAAATACGGCAACGGCTGTGTAATGTGCGTGTTAAGATGTCCAACCTTTGGGGGAAGAGTTAGCATCACTGCCAAAGCCGGAATACAAGATATAAAGGGTGAAAGGGAAGATGGTACACCCGGTGCCTTCAGCGGTTCCTGTGAGATCCCAAGGGACTGTCTATCTGAGGATCTTTTAAAAGAACTGGATGAGAAAGGGGCGGTGGTCTTACAGGTTCCTAAAGAAGATGTAAATCTTGATAAGTTAGATTTAAAGGTCTGCCAGCAATATGCCTTACCACAATTTGCTGAAAATCTTGTACTGTTGGATACAGGCCACATAAAAGTCATGTCTCCGTTCTATTCAATTGAAAAGCTTCGAAAACTGCCTGGCCTTGAAAACGCCAGGTATATGGACCCATACTCCGGTGGCAAGGGTAACTCAGTAAGGTATCTCTCTGCTGCTCCCAGAACTGATGACATGAAGGTCATTGGACTGGATAATCTTTTCTGTGCCGGTGAAAAATCCGGATTTTTTATCGGTCATACGGAAGCAATGTGCACAGGAAGCTTAGCGGGCCACAATGCCGTAAGATATGCTCTTGGTATGCCCCTGTTAGTTCTCCCTCAAGAGACAGTCATAGGGGATATAATCTACTACTCCAATTACAGACTATCCACCCCGGATGGTAAAAAGGTACGTCATACCTTCTCCGGAGCCGAGTATTTTGAGAGAATGAAAGAAAAAGGCCTGTATAGTGTTGATAATGAAGATATTAGGCTGCGAATCAAAAAGCTTGGCTTAACCAATGTATTTGCTAAACCACTAATCAATTAA
- a CDS encoding M3 family oligoendopeptidase, with protein MDYTWSLKELYPSFDSEEFKRDMEGFDTYIEEYKNWVDATTTNYEDAEKKLEQYIEIESRGAKLISKLYNFAELTLSVDTKNDKALKYSEILQVKSASTAEHQAKLQRWIGGVPDMDKLIAASTILAEHSFHLMEIVEKSKYLLSDSEEAVIAKMRNTGSNAWSKLKDLLTSTLKVDIELDGEKKQLPLTVIRNMAYEKDRELRKKAYEAELAAYNKIQDSVAASLNGIKGEVITVCDMRGFESPLHETLSKSRMDKETLDAMLTAMRESLPAFRKYYRRKGELMGSKNGLPFYDLFAPVGDVDMPFPYEEGKKFVVDNFRTFSDRLADFAQKAMDNSWIDVKPKEGKVGGAFCSNIHAIGESRIMLNYGGTFSDVVTMAHELGHGYHGECLMQEKILNSDYPMPIAETASTFCETIVKKAAVKNASKEEAFFILEQEISDCGQVIVDIYSRFIFESEVFERRKESSLTAKELNDIMVHAQKEAYGEGLDPEFLHPYMWVPKPHYYYASSNFYNFPYAFGLLFAKGLYAEYLKRGKEFAADYDKLLSVTGKNKIADVTKLMGIDVHNVDFWRSSLKTIEEDIEKFLELSKDKVK; from the coding sequence ATGGATTATACTTGGAGTTTGAAGGAGTTGTATCCATCTTTTGACAGTGAAGAATTTAAAAGAGATATGGAAGGCTTCGATACATATATTGAAGAATATAAAAATTGGGTAGATGCTACAACTACCAACTATGAGGACGCAGAAAAAAAATTAGAGCAATACATTGAAATAGAAAGCAGAGGAGCTAAGTTAATCAGCAAGCTATATAACTTTGCTGAACTTACCTTAAGTGTTGATACAAAGAACGATAAAGCACTTAAATATTCAGAAATACTGCAGGTTAAGTCTGCATCTACTGCAGAGCATCAGGCTAAGCTTCAGAGATGGATAGGAGGAGTACCGGATATGGATAAGCTCATTGCTGCTTCGACTATATTGGCTGAACACAGCTTCCACCTTATGGAGATTGTAGAAAAGAGCAAGTACTTATTAAGTGACAGTGAAGAAGCAGTTATTGCGAAGATGAGAAACACCGGTTCAAATGCTTGGTCAAAGCTAAAGGATTTATTGACTTCTACATTAAAGGTAGACATAGAACTTGATGGAGAAAAGAAGCAGCTACCGCTTACTGTTATAAGGAATATGGCTTATGAAAAAGACAGAGAGCTTAGAAAGAAAGCCTATGAAGCTGAATTGGCAGCCTATAACAAAATTCAGGATTCTGTTGCGGCAAGCCTTAATGGGATAAAAGGAGAGGTTATCACAGTGTGTGATATGAGAGGCTTTGAATCTCCGCTGCATGAAACACTATCCAAATCAAGAATGGATAAGGAAACCCTTGATGCCATGCTTACTGCAATGAGAGAAAGTCTCCCTGCCTTCAGAAAATATTATAGAAGAAAAGGAGAGTTAATGGGCAGCAAAAATGGCCTTCCTTTCTATGATCTGTTTGCTCCTGTTGGGGACGTAGATATGCCTTTCCCTTATGAAGAAGGAAAGAAGTTTGTAGTGGACAATTTCAGAACCTTCAGCGACAGGTTGGCAGACTTCGCCCAAAAGGCTATGGACAACAGCTGGATAGATGTTAAGCCAAAAGAAGGAAAGGTAGGAGGAGCCTTCTGCTCTAATATACATGCCATCGGTGAAAGCAGAATAATGCTTAACTATGGAGGCACTTTCAGCGATGTAGTTACTATGGCTCATGAGTTGGGTCATGGCTATCATGGCGAATGTCTGATGCAGGAAAAGATATTAAACAGCGATTATCCAATGCCTATTGCTGAAACTGCTTCAACCTTCTGTGAAACTATAGTTAAAAAGGCTGCTGTAAAGAATGCATCTAAGGAAGAAGCCTTCTTCATTCTTGAACAGGAAATAAGCGATTGTGGACAGGTAATTGTTGATATATATAGCAGGTTCATTTTTGAAAGTGAAGTCTTTGAAAGAAGAAAAGAGAGTTCCTTAACTGCAAAAGAACTAAATGATATAATGGTACATGCTCAAAAGGAAGCTTATGGAGAAGGATTGGATCCTGAATTCCTTCACCCATACATGTGGGTACCAAAACCACACTATTACTATGCATCCTCTAACTTCTACAATTTCCCTTATGCCTTTGGTCTATTATTTGCAAAGGGGCTTTACGCTGAATACCTAAAGAGAGGTAAAGAATTTGCAGCAGATTATGATAAGCTTCTAAGTGTAACAGGAAAGAACAAGATTGCAGATGTTACCAAGCTGATGGGTATAGATGTTCACAACGTAGACTTCTGGCGAAGCTCTTTAAAGACAATAGAGGAAGACATTGAAAAGTTCTTGGAATTAAGCAAAGACAAAGTTAAGTAA